The Effusibacillus pohliae DSM 22757 genome segment TTCCTCAAACTGCGGTGAAATCGTCAGCACCTTCGCCTGCACGGGCGCCAGCCAGGTGGGGAACGCTCCCTCGTACACCTCGATGAGATAGGCGGTCATCCGTTCCATCGTACTCAAAATGCCGCGATGGATCACAACCGGACGGTGCATTTTACCGTCTTCGCCGACGTACTCGAGGTTGAATCGTTCCGGCAGCAGGAAGTCGATTTGCGCGGTGGACAGGGTTTCCTCCTTGCCGATCGCCGTTTTCACCTGCACATCCAACTTCGGCCCATAGAACGCCGCTTCCCCTTCCGCTTCCACATAGGGGAGACCCATTTCGTCCATCGCTTCCTTCAGCATCGACTGCGCCTTTTCCCACATTTCGTCGTCCTGGTAGTATTTTTCGGTGTTGTTCGGGTCGCGGTACGACAGGCGGAACCAGTAGTCCTCAATCCGGAAGTCCTTGTAGACCCGCTGGATCAGCTCCACCACCCGCTTGAACTCCGACTTAATCTGGTCGGGCCGGCAGAAAATATGGGCGTCGTTCAGCGTCATCGCCCGTACCCGCTGCAGGCCTGACAGCGTCCCGGACATCTCGTAGCGGTGCATGGTGCCCAGTTCCGCAATCCGCAGCGGGAGATCGCGGTAGCTCCGCAGCTCATTTTTGTACAGCATCATGTGATGCGGGCAGTTCATCGGGCGCAGAACCAGTTCTTCATTGTCCATTTTCATCGGCGGGTACATGTCTTCCTGGTAGTGGTCCCAGTGCCCGGAAATTTTGTACAGCTCCACACTCGCCAAGTGTGGGGTGTAGACATGTTCGTAGCCGAGGCTCTCCTCAAGATCGACGATGTACCGCTCGATCGTCCGCCGGATGCGGGAACCGTTGGGCAGCCACAGCGGCAGCCCCTGCCCGACCTCCTTGGACAGCGTAAACAGCTTCAGTTCCTTGCCGATCCGGCGATGGTCGCGGCGCTTCGCCTCTTCCAGCCGCTGCAGGTATTCTTCCAACTGCGACTGTTTCGGCCAAGCGGTGCCGTAGATTCGCTGCAGCATTTCGTTTTCCGCGTTACCGCGCCAGTAGGCGCCGGCGATCGAAAGCAGCTTGAACGATTTGATGCAGCCGGTCGA includes the following:
- the thrS gene encoding threonine--tRNA ligase produces the protein MAVDVEKQIKVELKDGSVRTYAAGTTLLEIASSLSQQLKKNAVVGKLNGKLVDLTTPVTEDAKIELFTYDDPEGLETLRHSTAHLLAQAVARLWPEVKFAIGPVIEDGFYYDFSGRSFSPDDLPLIEQEMQKIVKEDLPIRRQEIAREEALKMFEERGDRFKVEIINDLPEDAVISIYTQGEFTDLCTGPHLPSTGCIKSFKLLSIAGAYWRGNAENEMLQRIYGTAWPKQSQLEEYLQRLEEAKRRDHRRIGKELKLFTLSKEVGQGLPLWLPNGSRIRRTIERYIVDLEESLGYEHVYTPHLASVELYKISGHWDHYQEDMYPPMKMDNEELVLRPMNCPHHMMLYKNELRSYRDLPLRIAELGTMHRYEMSGTLSGLQRVRAMTLNDAHIFCRPDQIKSEFKRVVELIQRVYKDFRIEDYWFRLSYRDPNNTEKYYQDDEMWEKAQSMLKEAMDEMGLPYVEAEGEAAFYGPKLDVQVKTAIGKEETLSTAQIDFLLPERFNLEYVGEDGKMHRPVVIHRGILSTMERMTAYLIEVYEGAFPTWLAPVQAKVLTISPQFEEYGQKVYEYLKSRRIRVEFDNRNEKIGYKIREAQMQKIPYMLVVGAKEAESGTVSVRKRGAGDQGVQKVEEVAEAILREIKDRK